Proteins encoded by one window of Glycine soja cultivar W05 chromosome 15, ASM419377v2, whole genome shotgun sequence:
- the LOC114386523 gene encoding uncharacterized protein LOC114386523 isoform X1: MVICVINSMAGSIGTPNIKALNLHFGGKKVGLSQQFGTRSWISKQSLQYTSLVMSRQKVRFSPTEIQFVTRSEGSEEVKSSGLTSELIPNLIEVEFLLTKLCDTSSIGELDLKLAGFHLHVVRDLTEKTKTLPPPIPASESIINVTETPKTNGSVSTTSLAVSKPVDPIPSSGSIQRFLNKAADEGLVIIQSPKVGFFRRSRTIKGRRAPPSCKEKQNVEEGQVICYIEQLGGELPIESDVSGEVIKILQKDGDPVGYGDALVAILPSFPGIKKLQ; this comes from the exons ATGGTTATTTGTGTCATTAATTCAATGGCAGGTAGTATAGGGACCCCAAATATTAAAGCATTGAACTTGCACTTTGGTGGAAAAAAAGTTGGCCTTTCACAACAATTTGGTACAAGAAGCTGGATCAGTAAGCAGTCACTGCAGTACACTAGTTTGGTTATGTCACGACAGAAAGTTAGGTTTTCACCGACAGAGATCCAAT TTGTTACAAGGTCAGAAGGTTCTGAAGAGGTTAAATCTTCAGGTTTGACAAGTGAGCTTATTCCTAATCTTATTGAG GTGGAGTTCCTGCTCACAAAATTATGCGACACAAGTTCAATTGGGGAGTTAGATTTAAAA CTTGCTGGGTTTCACCTTCATGTAGTGAGGGATTTGACTGAAAAAACTAAAACTCTACCTCCTCCAATTCCTGCTTCTGAAAGTATAATTAATGTCACAGAAACACCTAAAACAAATGGATCAGTTTCTACAACTTCGTTGGCTGTCTCGAAGCCAGTAGACCCAATACCTTCTTCTGGGTCCATCCAGAGATTCCTAAACAAAGCTGCTGATGAAGGCTTGGTAATAATTCAGTCTCCAAAG GTGGGTTTCTTTAGGAGATCACGGACGATAAAGGGGAGGCGTGCTCCACCATCATGTAAAGAG AAACAAAATGTTGAGGAGGGGCAAGTGATTTGTTATATTGAACAGCTTGGTGGTGAGCTGCCAATTGAG TCTGATGTGTCGGGAGAGGTCATCAAGATCCTACAAAAGGACGGCG ATCCTGTTGGATATGGTGACGCACTTGTTGCAATATTGCCATCATTTCCTGGAATAAAGAAGCTTCAATAG
- the LOC114387218 gene encoding acyl-protein thioesterase 2-like isoform X2, translated as MSHAHSHMGSGSRTTRRAFEFGKTHVVRPKGKHQATIVWLHGLGDNGLSSSQLLESLPLPNIKWICPTAPTRPVAILGGFPCTAWFDVGELSEDGPDDWEGLDASAAHIANLLSTEPADVKVGIGGFSMGAAIALYSSTCFAMGRYGNGIPYPLNLRTVVGLSGWLPGSRSLRNKIEVSHEARRRAASLPILLCHGISDDVVLCKYGEKSAQSLCSAGFRYVAFKSYDGLGHYTVPREMDEVCTWLSSRLGLEGI; from the exons ATGAGTCATGCACATTCTCATATGGGCTCTG GTAGTAGAACCACTCGAAGAGCTTTTGAGTTTGGGAAGACACATGTAGTGAGGCCAAAAGGAAAACACCAAGCCACTATAGTTTGGCTGCATGGTCTTGGTGATAATGGTTTGAG CTCATCTCAGCTCCTGGAATCCCTTCCACTTCCAAAT ATAAAATGGATTTGCCCAACTGCTCCTACCCGTCCTGTGGCGATACTTGGTGGTTTTCCCTGCACTGCAT GGTTTGATGTTGGAGAACTTTCAGAAGATGGTCCAGATGATTGGGAGGGTTTAGATGCCTCAGCAGCACACATTGCTAACTTGTTGTCCACAGAGCCAGCTGATG TGAAAGTTGGTATTGGAGGCTTCAGCATGGGTGCAGCAATAGCTCTGTACTCTTCAACTTGTTTTGCCATGGGAAGGTATGGAAATGGCATTCCATACCCTCTCAACTTAAGAACAGTGGTTGGACTAAGTGGTTGGCTTCCCGGATCAAG GAGCTTAAGGAACAAGATAGAAGTGTCACATGAAGCAAGAAGGCGAGCAGCTTCATTACCCATTTTGCTGTGCCATGGAATCA GTGATGATGTAGTCCTTTGCAAATACGGAGAAAAATCTGCTCAATCCTTATGTTCAGCAGGGTTTCGATATGTTGCATTCAAATCTTATGATgg GCTTGGTCATTACACAGTTCCTAGAGAAATGGATGAGGTTTGCACTTGGCTTAGTTCAAGGCTGGGACTTGAAGGTATATAG
- the LOC114388178 gene encoding uncharacterized protein LOC114388178, producing the protein MSLTSVTMSEEVWLSCVTHALSTETEEIMGLLLGDIKHSKNGSVTALIWGASPQTRSDRRKDRVETNPEQLAAASALADRMTTSTGRTTRVIGWYHSHPHITVLPSHVDVRTQAMYQLLDSGFIGLIFSCYSEDVNKVGRIQVIAFQSSDGKQNHRSRPIPLSPVNRSPVIDIDSSPSSSENVSTKPGYFEAENAEQDTGDSRSVVVSKDGGRSDLGNFFANADANYLGRDKSGGNYHPNNSDTNIVDVDPMDMSESMQEAMHRSNLDMSGAEFVRKEIPLYVLPALSLINLDSPLSSYTDLQHVLFEEEQNAYNQAILQNMRDGKVHPLTFIHHTSTYQASLCKLIEYCLSPAINALQDRLRENEIRLAVLSEEAKSLEAEAYRGSEASVGSPRRVASPVHRGGSSPGLRNLHDSPESLGSRNVASPGSRSRKGY; encoded by the exons ATGTCTCTGACGAGCGTGACAATGTCGGAGGAAGTGTGGTTAAGCTGCGTGACTCATGCATTGTCCACTGAGACCGAAGAGATTATGGGCCTTCTTCTTGGGGACATCAAG CATTCGAAAAACGGGAGTGTGACTGCATTGATATGGGGGGCGTCTCCTCAGACTCGGTCTGATCGGCGAAAGGATCGAGTGGAAACCAACCCTGAACAGTTGGCTGCTGCTTCTGCCTTGGCTGATAGAATGACCACATCCACTGGAAGAACAACCAGAGTTATTGGTTGGTACCATTCACACCCTCACATTACAGTTCTCCCTTCCCATGTTG ATGTGCGGACTCAGGCAATGTATCAACTTCTTGATTCTGGATTTATTGGGTTGATTTTTTCCTGTTACAGTGAAGATGTAAACAAG GTAGGAAGAATTCAAGTAATTGCTTTCCAGTCATCTGATGGGAAGCAGAATCACAGGTCAAGACCTATACCTCTGTCTCCTGTAAATAGAAGCCCTGTTATTGATATTGATTCATCACCAAGTTCCTCCGAGAATGTATCAACAAAGCCTGGTTACTTCGAGGCAGAGAATGCCGAGCAGGATACTGGCGATTCAAGAAGTGTTGTTGTTAGTAAG GATGGGGGGAGATCAGACTTGGGGAATTTCTTTGCTAATGCTGATGCCAACTATCTAGGGAGAGATAAAAGTGGAGGAAACTACCATCCCAACAATTCAGACACCAACATAGTTGATGTTGATCCCATGGATATGTCAGAAAGTATGCAAGAGGCTATGCATCGTTCAAATTTGGACATGAG TGGTGCAGAGTTCGTAAGAAAAGAAATTCCCCTATATGTTTTGCCAGCCTTGTCTTTAATCAACCTTGATTCACCACTATCGTCATACACTGATCTGCAACATGTACTATTTGAAGAGGAACAAAATGCATATAATCAAGCCATCTTACAAAATATGAG GGATGGGAAAGTGCATCCACTGACTTTCATACACCACACTTCAACTTATCAGGCTTCCTTGTGCAAGCTGATTGAATATTG TTTAAGTCCTGCAATAAATGCACTTCAAGATCGACTGAGAGAGAATGAAATTCGG TTAGCAGTTCTGAGTGAAGAAGCCAAAAGTCTGGAAGCTGAGGCATATAGAGGGAGTGAAGCAAGTGTAGGATCTCCCCGTCGAGTTGCATCTCCTGTACATCGAGGAGGTTCCTCTCCTGGTCTGAGAAACTTGCATGACTCGCCTGAATCACTCGGTTCTAGGAATGTAGCAAGTCCTGGTAGCAGGAGCAGAAAAGGATATTAA
- the LOC114388030 gene encoding uncharacterized protein LOC114388030, giving the protein MDGNADQGQVADGILHDVDLSEPTMGEKLAALSLPDKNKFRRDKEQDSSDPTKPPSADSVHVLLGQALNADGRTLLLDCLYTQDEKVITKSIAQLNPSNVLKFLHPLISINESSLNGYCYVTA; this is encoded by the exons ATGGACGGAA ATGCGGATCAAGGCCAGGTTGCAGATGGAATCCTTCATGATGTTGATTTAAGTGAGCCAACTATGGGAGAGAAACTTGCTGCTCTCAGTTTGCCAGATAAGAACAAATTCAGGAGGGATAAAGAGCAAGATTCTTCTGACCCAACTAAGCCTCCAAGTGCAGACTCTGTACATGTTTTGCTTGGGCAAGCATTAAATGCTGATGGTCGCACCCTTCTGCTAGATTGCTTGTATACGCAGGATGAGAAG GTTATTACAAAGTCAATTGCACAGTTGAACCCATCAAACGTCCTCAAATTCCTACACCCTCTCATATCCATTAATGAGTCTAG TCTTAATGGATACTGTTATGTTACTGCATGA
- the LOC114386523 gene encoding uncharacterized protein LOC114386523 isoform X2, translating into MASCSIGTPNIKALNLHFGGKKVGLSQQFGTRSWISKQSLQYTSLVMSRQKVRFSPTEIQFVTRSEGSEEVKSSGLTSELIPNLIEVEFLLTKLCDTSSIGELDLKLAGFHLHVVRDLTEKTKTLPPPIPASESIINVTETPKTNGSVSTTSLAVSKPVDPIPSSGSIQRFLNKAADEGLVIIQSPKVGFFRRSRTIKGRRAPPSCKEKQNVEEGQVICYIEQLGGELPIESDVSGEVIKILQKDGDPVGYGDALVAILPSFPGIKKLQ; encoded by the exons ATGGCTTCAT GTAGTATAGGGACCCCAAATATTAAAGCATTGAACTTGCACTTTGGTGGAAAAAAAGTTGGCCTTTCACAACAATTTGGTACAAGAAGCTGGATCAGTAAGCAGTCACTGCAGTACACTAGTTTGGTTATGTCACGACAGAAAGTTAGGTTTTCACCGACAGAGATCCAAT TTGTTACAAGGTCAGAAGGTTCTGAAGAGGTTAAATCTTCAGGTTTGACAAGTGAGCTTATTCCTAATCTTATTGAG GTGGAGTTCCTGCTCACAAAATTATGCGACACAAGTTCAATTGGGGAGTTAGATTTAAAA CTTGCTGGGTTTCACCTTCATGTAGTGAGGGATTTGACTGAAAAAACTAAAACTCTACCTCCTCCAATTCCTGCTTCTGAAAGTATAATTAATGTCACAGAAACACCTAAAACAAATGGATCAGTTTCTACAACTTCGTTGGCTGTCTCGAAGCCAGTAGACCCAATACCTTCTTCTGGGTCCATCCAGAGATTCCTAAACAAAGCTGCTGATGAAGGCTTGGTAATAATTCAGTCTCCAAAG GTGGGTTTCTTTAGGAGATCACGGACGATAAAGGGGAGGCGTGCTCCACCATCATGTAAAGAG AAACAAAATGTTGAGGAGGGGCAAGTGATTTGTTATATTGAACAGCTTGGTGGTGAGCTGCCAATTGAG TCTGATGTGTCGGGAGAGGTCATCAAGATCCTACAAAAGGACGGCG ATCCTGTTGGATATGGTGACGCACTTGTTGCAATATTGCCATCATTTCCTGGAATAAAGAAGCTTCAATAG
- the LOC114387564 gene encoding WD repeat-containing protein 43-like produces MYSSMAKCLVLQHASAIMSQESSLHVLNSLYQLIESRVWTFESAVHLSSCVDIHYTGVADEEVDEGQTVPVIYEDDSSEESGDLETDEAFEVFSDIEESNDMMSE; encoded by the exons ATGTACTCTTCCATGGCTAAGTGTCTTGTTCTACAGCATGCAAGTGCGATAATGTCCCAGGAATCTTCATTACATGTTTTGAACTCATTGTATCAG CTGATTGAATCTAGAGTTTGGACTTTTGAATCTGCCGTTCATTTGTCAAGTTGCGTAGACATTCATTACACAGGG GTTGCTGATGAAGAAGTAGATGAAGGTCAAACAGTGCCAGTTATCTATGAGGATGACAGTTCAGAAGAATCCGGGGATTTGGAAACTGATGAAGCATTTGAAGTATTCAGTGATATTGAAGAAAGTAACGATATGATGAGCGAGTGA
- the LOC114387218 gene encoding acyl-protein thioesterase 2-like isoform X1: MIVLCSALILSAHKEPLHTHCSCSTWGVLSTLSSISKMSHAHSHMGSGSRTTRRAFEFGKTHVVRPKGKHQATIVWLHGLGDNGLSSSQLLESLPLPNIKWICPTAPTRPVAILGGFPCTAWFDVGELSEDGPDDWEGLDASAAHIANLLSTEPADVKVGIGGFSMGAAIALYSSTCFAMGRYGNGIPYPLNLRTVVGLSGWLPGSRSLRNKIEVSHEARRRAASLPILLCHGISDDVVLCKYGEKSAQSLCSAGFRYVAFKSYDGLGHYTVPREMDEVCTWLSSRLGLEGI, from the exons ATGATTGTGCTCTGCTCTGCTTTGATTCTCTCTGCTCATAAAG AACCTCTTCATACTCATTGCAGTTGCAGTACGTGGGGGGTGCTTTCAACACTTTCTTCAATCAGCAAAATGAGTCATGCACATTCTCATATGGGCTCTG GTAGTAGAACCACTCGAAGAGCTTTTGAGTTTGGGAAGACACATGTAGTGAGGCCAAAAGGAAAACACCAAGCCACTATAGTTTGGCTGCATGGTCTTGGTGATAATGGTTTGAG CTCATCTCAGCTCCTGGAATCCCTTCCACTTCCAAAT ATAAAATGGATTTGCCCAACTGCTCCTACCCGTCCTGTGGCGATACTTGGTGGTTTTCCCTGCACTGCAT GGTTTGATGTTGGAGAACTTTCAGAAGATGGTCCAGATGATTGGGAGGGTTTAGATGCCTCAGCAGCACACATTGCTAACTTGTTGTCCACAGAGCCAGCTGATG TGAAAGTTGGTATTGGAGGCTTCAGCATGGGTGCAGCAATAGCTCTGTACTCTTCAACTTGTTTTGCCATGGGAAGGTATGGAAATGGCATTCCATACCCTCTCAACTTAAGAACAGTGGTTGGACTAAGTGGTTGGCTTCCCGGATCAAG GAGCTTAAGGAACAAGATAGAAGTGTCACATGAAGCAAGAAGGCGAGCAGCTTCATTACCCATTTTGCTGTGCCATGGAATCA GTGATGATGTAGTCCTTTGCAAATACGGAGAAAAATCTGCTCAATCCTTATGTTCAGCAGGGTTTCGATATGTTGCATTCAAATCTTATGATgg GCTTGGTCATTACACAGTTCCTAGAGAAATGGATGAGGTTTGCACTTGGCTTAGTTCAAGGCTGGGACTTGAAGGTATATAG